The following proteins are co-located in the Pseudoalteromonas sp. N1230-9 genome:
- the mioC gene encoding FMN-binding protein MioC, with product MQSVNIIVGSQMGSAEYVAEQLAEALEQQGIQVQLHEQPVFDDIDQQDTIWLMCTSTYGAGDYPENLLPFVESINQQADLKGLNYSVIGLGDTSYDTYNYAGRNLDELFANKGASRVAERLELNILDEALPEDTALAWLPSWIESVGLS from the coding sequence ATGCAATCAGTAAATATCATTGTTGGCAGCCAAATGGGATCTGCTGAATACGTAGCAGAGCAACTAGCAGAAGCCCTTGAACAACAAGGGATCCAAGTGCAGCTTCATGAACAGCCTGTGTTTGATGATATTGATCAGCAAGATACTATTTGGTTGATGTGTACATCGACATATGGTGCGGGAGACTATCCTGAGAACCTACTGCCATTCGTAGAATCCATTAACCAACAAGCTGATCTTAAAGGATTAAACTACAGTGTGATCGGTCTAGGTGACACCAGTTACGACACCTATAACTATGCTGGCCGTAATCTTGATGAGTTATTCGCGAATAAAGGCGCAAGCCGCGTAGCAGAACGCTTAGAGCTCAATATTCTTGATGAAGCATTGCCAGAAGACACGGCATTAGCCTGGTTACCAAGCTGGATCGAATCAGTAGGACTCAGTTAA
- a CDS encoding isocitrate lyase/PEP mutase family protein translates to MDKYQLFHQLHHQQRGFVLANAWDLSSAQFIQAAGAKAVATTSWGIAASLGLADGENISFQTQLALVKSLTKHLHIPLSVDIESGYSNNPLQISQNVLALARLGVVGINIEDSDKDTNALRSIEQQCTIISEIKKVLNENGFGRLFINARTDTYFLSESPFQATLERAKAYQDAGADGLFVPGLTNIEQITSLANTIDIPLNVMAMNNFNSAKAAFAGGAKRFSLGNSLYDLVGNTIKTSLTQIEN, encoded by the coding sequence ATGGACAAATATCAACTCTTTCATCAATTACACCACCAGCAAAGAGGCTTTGTACTCGCTAATGCGTGGGATCTTAGTTCAGCACAATTCATCCAAGCTGCGGGAGCTAAAGCTGTAGCAACAACCAGCTGGGGGATTGCTGCCAGTTTGGGTTTAGCTGATGGTGAGAACATCTCTTTTCAAACTCAGTTAGCGCTGGTTAAAAGCTTGACCAAACACCTTCATATTCCGCTCTCTGTCGATATAGAGTCAGGCTACAGTAATAATCCGCTGCAAATTAGCCAAAACGTTTTAGCGTTAGCAAGATTAGGAGTTGTAGGCATCAACATAGAGGACTCAGACAAAGACACTAACGCACTGAGATCTATCGAACAGCAATGCACTATTATTAGTGAGATAAAGAAAGTACTTAACGAAAATGGCTTCGGTCGTTTATTTATAAACGCCAGAACCGATACCTACTTTCTAAGTGAATCCCCTTTTCAAGCAACATTAGAGCGCGCAAAAGCGTATCAAGATGCAGGAGCAGATGGTCTGTTTGTACCCGGTCTCACTAACATAGAGCAAATAACCAGCTTAGCTAACACAATAGATATTCCACTAAATGTGATGGCAATGAATAATTTTAACTCAGCAAAAGCCGCTTTTGCTGGTGGCGCAAAACGTTTTTCATTGGGTAATTCTCTCTATGATCTAGTTGGGAATACGATAAAAACCAGTTTAACTCAGATCGAAAACTAA
- the mnmE gene encoding tRNA uridine-5-carboxymethylaminomethyl(34) synthesis GTPase MnmE: MINQDTIAAQATAPGRGGVGIIRVSGSLAKTVAEHIIGRCPKIRYADYVPFKSLSGEQLDQGIAIYFQGPNSFTGEDVLELQGHGGPVVLDMLLKEISQIDGVRLAKPGEFSERAFMNDKLDLTQAEAIADLINATSEQAAKSALQSLQGEFSKHIETLVEKVIHLRMYVEAAIDFPDEEIDFLSDGKVSADLNAIIDQLENVTQQAKQGSIMREGMRVVIAGRPNAGKSSLLNALAGRDAAIVTEIAGTTRDVLREHIHIDGMPLHIIDTAGLRESPDKVEQIGIERAWEEINQADRVLFMLDGTDTSATDPHDIWPEFMAKLPEGMGVTVIRNKADISGENVGMDEHEQYPVIRLSAKNAEGIELVRTHLKACIGFQGATEGGFMARRRHLDALDHAAYHLNTGKEQLEMHIAGEILAEELRLTQQFLNEITGEFTSDDLLGKIFSSFCIGK; encoded by the coding sequence ATGATTAATCAAGACACAATTGCAGCACAAGCGACCGCACCAGGACGTGGTGGGGTTGGTATTATTCGCGTCTCTGGCAGCTTAGCAAAAACAGTGGCAGAGCACATTATTGGCCGTTGCCCTAAAATACGTTACGCAGACTATGTGCCCTTTAAAAGCTTGAGTGGTGAACAGCTTGACCAAGGTATTGCTATCTACTTCCAAGGGCCAAATTCATTTACCGGCGAAGACGTACTAGAACTACAAGGTCACGGCGGCCCTGTCGTTTTAGATATGCTATTAAAAGAGATTAGCCAAATTGACGGTGTACGTTTAGCAAAACCAGGTGAGTTCTCTGAGCGCGCATTTATGAATGACAAGCTAGATTTAACTCAAGCAGAAGCAATTGCTGACCTTATCAATGCAACCAGTGAACAGGCAGCAAAAAGCGCCCTCCAATCACTGCAAGGTGAATTCTCTAAACATATTGAAACGCTGGTGGAGAAAGTCATTCACCTACGTATGTATGTTGAAGCCGCAATTGATTTTCCAGATGAAGAAATCGACTTTTTATCAGACGGTAAAGTATCCGCAGATCTCAATGCCATTATTGATCAATTAGAGAATGTAACTCAGCAAGCTAAACAAGGTAGCATCATGCGTGAAGGTATGCGTGTTGTTATTGCTGGTCGCCCTAACGCTGGTAAATCAAGCCTACTTAATGCGTTAGCTGGCCGTGATGCTGCTATCGTTACCGAAATAGCCGGTACAACACGTGACGTATTACGCGAACATATCCACATTGATGGTATGCCACTACATATTATTGATACCGCTGGCCTACGTGAAAGCCCAGATAAAGTAGAGCAAATTGGTATTGAACGCGCATGGGAAGAGATCAATCAAGCCGATCGCGTACTATTTATGTTAGACGGCACAGATACATCAGCCACCGACCCTCATGATATCTGGCCGGAGTTTATGGCCAAGTTACCAGAGGGTATGGGTGTGACTGTGATCCGAAATAAAGCCGATATTTCCGGTGAAAATGTAGGTATGGATGAACATGAACAATATCCGGTGATCCGCTTAAGTGCTAAAAATGCAGAAGGTATAGAGTTAGTTCGTACTCACTTAAAGGCATGTATTGGTTTCCAAGGTGCCACAGAAGGTGGATTCATGGCACGCCGTCGTCACCTAGATGCACTTGATCACGCAGCCTATCATTTAAACACAGGTAAAGAGCAATTAGAGATGCATATAGCTGGTGAGATCCTCGCTGAAGAATTACGCCTAACTCAACAGTTCTTAAATGAGATAACCGGTGAATTTACCTCTGATGACCTACTAGGGAAAATCTTTAGTTCGTTCTGTATCGGTAAATAA
- a CDS encoding TonB-dependent siderophore receptor has protein sequence MRLSAVFIALAAGFSGVAHAQNEVTTSDQNDSKELEKIEVVGRAFSLYRPTESSFATRTNTPLEKIPQSIQILPQELISDQAARQITDLYSNIAGVNAFSYSGVTFRGFRQDEILYDGVKGDPFNGFAVPQLFNIEQVAVLKGPAGAIYGSGNPGGIINYVTKKPKFTSEHSIEVEVGNDDFFSGALESTGTLSESLDNHAYRVGLYRDTEKPFRANTSSDNTIVDLGYTWLINSATELTTQYTYIEQELGGARLRGVPADDNGNFLTDISWNHNEATDFQNVEAHVYQATLKHEFNDVWRTDVTARYFDNKEVQNYHEPRGLVDTDDDGIVDWSHREFRDQVRENEGFSLTANAIAEFIVADMQHQVLFGSDWYEHDFESVYRTATQQSKGGPVPGLDLNNPEYGLTSADDYNLDSITPRLGKTNSTRFGAYLQDQLDITANWSVTAGLRYDRFEDKDLLNQTEFSDSDLTYRIGTSYNINNMFFPYALHGTGFVPQSASNQETAKGGPFSPETSRINELGLRTKLLADTLAVNMAVYDIVRENILQPSLLGDVAGDGVDDLVAVGEVQSKGFELEVVGDITERWVVTASYAYNDTRITKANDSIRNQIPDSDKFANAPQNTLGIWTRYELPRLSSSISAGLDYVDEQLSLGGQHVKPYTVYNMAWQTRVDNWQWQLSVKNVFDKEYASSGFIERTGHFPGEPRRVYLSAKYSF, from the coding sequence ATGCGTCTTTCTGCTGTTTTTATTGCACTTGCTGCTGGTTTTTCGGGCGTTGCCCATGCTCAAAATGAAGTGACTACTTCTGATCAAAATGATTCTAAAGAACTCGAAAAAATAGAAGTTGTTGGCCGTGCGTTCTCTTTATATCGCCCAACTGAATCAAGCTTTGCTACTCGTACCAATACACCTTTGGAGAAAATTCCTCAGTCAATTCAAATTTTACCGCAGGAGCTGATCAGTGATCAGGCTGCTCGCCAAATTACCGATCTTTATAGCAATATTGCTGGTGTTAATGCTTTTAGTTATTCGGGCGTGACATTCCGTGGCTTTCGCCAAGATGAGATTTTATACGATGGTGTGAAGGGCGATCCTTTCAATGGCTTTGCTGTACCGCAATTATTTAATATTGAACAAGTTGCGGTTTTAAAAGGGCCTGCTGGTGCTATATACGGCAGTGGTAATCCAGGCGGTATTATTAACTATGTAACTAAGAAGCCTAAATTCACCAGTGAGCACAGTATTGAAGTGGAAGTGGGGAATGATGACTTCTTCAGTGGAGCATTAGAAAGCACGGGGACTTTAAGTGAGTCACTTGATAACCATGCTTATCGTGTTGGTCTTTACCGTGATACTGAAAAACCATTTCGTGCTAATACTAGCAGCGATAATACCATTGTTGATCTTGGTTATACGTGGCTTATAAATAGTGCAACCGAATTGACCACTCAGTATACCTATATAGAGCAAGAGTTGGGTGGGGCACGTTTACGTGGTGTTCCTGCTGATGATAATGGCAATTTTCTAACTGATATTAGCTGGAACCATAACGAGGCGACAGACTTTCAAAATGTTGAAGCCCATGTTTATCAGGCTACTTTAAAACATGAGTTTAATGATGTTTGGCGCACAGATGTTACAGCACGTTATTTTGATAACAAAGAAGTGCAAAACTACCATGAACCAAGAGGCCTCGTAGATACAGATGACGACGGTATTGTTGATTGGAGCCACCGTGAGTTTCGTGATCAAGTACGTGAGAACGAAGGTTTTAGCTTAACAGCTAATGCGATTGCAGAATTTATAGTTGCAGACATGCAGCATCAAGTGTTGTTTGGTAGTGATTGGTATGAACATGATTTTGAAAGCGTTTACCGTACAGCTACGCAACAAAGTAAAGGTGGCCCAGTACCAGGACTTGATCTTAACAACCCTGAGTATGGTTTAACCTCTGCTGATGATTATAACCTTGATAGTATTACACCAAGGCTTGGCAAAACGAATAGCACCCGCTTTGGTGCCTACTTGCAAGATCAGCTAGATATCACCGCTAATTGGAGTGTGACAGCTGGCTTAAGGTATGACCGTTTTGAAGATAAAGACTTGTTAAATCAAACCGAGTTTTCTGATAGCGACTTAACTTACCGTATTGGTACTAGCTATAACATTAACAACATGTTCTTCCCTTATGCGCTACATGGCACTGGCTTTGTGCCGCAAAGTGCGAGTAATCAGGAAACAGCTAAAGGCGGCCCATTCTCGCCAGAGACTAGCCGTATTAACGAGTTAGGTTTAAGAACCAAGCTATTAGCAGATACGCTTGCTGTTAATATGGCTGTGTACGATATTGTCCGCGAAAACATCCTACAGCCTAGCTTATTAGGTGATGTTGCAGGTGACGGCGTTGATGACTTAGTTGCCGTTGGTGAAGTACAAAGTAAGGGTTTTGAACTTGAGGTGGTTGGTGACATCACTGAGCGCTGGGTAGTTACTGCAAGCTACGCTTATAATGATACCCGTATTACTAAAGCCAACGACAGCATTCGTAACCAAATTCCTGATAGCGATAAATTTGCTAACGCGCCGCAAAATACCCTAGGTATATGGACACGCTATGAGCTACCTCGCTTATCATCATCTATTTCTGCTGGCCTAGATTATGTTGATGAACAGCTTAGTTTAGGTGGCCAACACGTTAAACCTTACACTGTTTACAACATGGCGTGGCAAACAAGGGTTGATAACTG